In Glycine max cultivar Williams 82 chromosome 10, Glycine_max_v4.0, whole genome shotgun sequence, the DNA window TTACAGAGCTGTGGAAGGTCAAGGTCCTCAGTAAAGTCACATTCTTTGTGTGAAGACTAATCAACGATAGATTACCAACTAAAAGCAATTTGCACAAGAGGAATATGGAAATACATGATTCTACTTGTCCATTTTGCAAAAATAAAGAAGAGGATGCATAGAAGAGGTAAGAGAATATGTGCAGCAAAATCATGCCGCTCTAGTGGGAATCATTAATGTGGACAAATACTTCAAAATCACTTCCAAAGAGTCCTCGCATGCACTTCCTCCAGCATGAGGTTGGAAATGGAAATCATACTAGTTCTCAAAATTGGCAGTGCTGGTGGATTTGTTTGACATGGAGTACTTGGCAACATAGGAATAAgattgtttttgtagaggaaaggTTTAATGGTACTAAGATCTTGGAGGATGCCATATTCCTATGCTGAACTTGGCTAAAAAATTTGGTTAAAGGTTTTAATATGCCTTTTTATCATTGGTCCAGCAATATGAAAGAGGCCTTCATGGGATGAGGGGGGATATAAATAGGAGTGGGGGTAATAGTGTATTTAGCATACGGTAGGTACCATGGTATCTTAATTCATGTTGCGACATATGTATTAGGACTCCATAGTCTACCTAAAATGGACCCTCTATAATCATTCAGTACAACTTATgctgttatatatataatacaattctacttttgctgattaaaaaaaaaaaaagaagctatttGGACATGCCTAGAGTGAATTCTATTACATAAAAGATCATATTTACTAAATTTTGAAGAGTCGCTGTATAGTTCaaggaaatgacattgaaaaTAAGCTTGTTTTGTTGGAATTCTCTTTAATCTTGTCAAAATTCACCGGTCATATTCCCATAACATAACTCATAAGGATTTTCTACACAGTAATTCCTTCTATTACATTAGATTTAGAAATCGGTACATGTTAATATGAAACCGCATGATGCCGTACAAAACTTCCAATCTAACTCGAGTTTAATATAAGGAGGAAGCATAGAAGAGGTAAGAGAATATACAAGTTTGCTGCCAAATACGAAAAGGATTCATACTTGAAGAATAGACAAAAGAAAGAATAACAAATGAATAATGTCAACCTTTGCCGGTATGAAATTATAATTGACTCGCGTAAggcaatatcatttttttttcttggactcATTTTTCTTGGATTCATGAACAGGCTTAACGAGCTGGACAGGAGCAGCTGGTATTCTGTCCCACCATTCTCTAATCCTCCTTATCCATCTATCACTGCTCTCTTTCCTATATGGCATCTCCCTTGTGTAAAACTCAACGAATACCaccaaaaatatgtattttggaGGAACAAAAGCAAACACTGCTGCTAGGAATACAAGTAATAGTGCAACCTTCTCTGTAGCCTGCAGGCAAAATGTTAAACTTCAGAAAAACATTATTGAAGAAACTTGAAGTGACAAAATCCAAGGCTCCAACTATGCTTTAGTCATCATTTGGACAATGGCACTCAATAAGATTAAGATTAATAACTCAGAACCCACAAAGTCTTCTCTCTTGATATGTGGATTTCGTATGTTTATATTTTGGGAACTGTTTTCTATTTACATTTACCTTGTAACGTGGACCTATAGGAATAGATTTATGGAGTTTAAGGTGATGAATGACCATGAAGTTTGGGGTGGAAGGAGTTTTGATTTGTTAGCTCCGATGTTGGCACCAGTAATGCAGTAAAAAGCTGTGGCAATGTGTTTGTTATgctgttatttgtgtttttggAATTTGGTGTAGCAGAATACCATATCTCAAGGCAACTTGTGGTTGCCTTTCAATTTTTCAAAGATTGTTTCTTTAGCTTCTCTTTGGTACCCGGCCCACGGATTTTTAAGAAACTTTGCTGTGCAGAGGAATTGTAGTGCTATTTTGTCCTGACGAGCTGTTTAATTTTTCAGTGTTTATTTGCATTTGTTCAAATCAAAGCATTCCTTATCCTCCTACTCAGTGTCTTCCTAGAACTCCATTCCTCTATAAATTTTGTAGAATGAAAAAATGCCAACAGATAATCAAGTGCTTTTCATTTATGTTTAATAACATATCTACTTCATTCACAGTGAATTAATGAAATGCAGCACAAACCTCATTATATTACCCCACTGGTCCCCACAAGTTAATGTATGCATAGTAAAAGATGTTTTCGACCAACAACATGcacaacattttattttttctttgtagaaATAGAGCATGACTTGGATACTCACCTGTGGTAATATAGCAAGTAGAAGAGCTCTCAATTTTAGGAGAATAATATTTGCAGCTTGAATAAGCGATTCAAACTGTGTAATGGCCTCTTGTAATGTCAGCAGTTGTTCTACAGCATTTCGATTTGGGGGAGGAGTTACTATAAAGGCTTCTAATGGTCTTCCCTTTCTGAAATGCCTTCGCCAGAGCATGAGAATTGccataaacataaaaatggaTGGCAGAAAGTACTGGATCCACCCCCTGTACATCAGTGTTAATCAACTGCTTTATTCATCCAATCCATGGAAGCCAGTTTTTAAACaataatatcatttattaaCAGTCATCAGTGTCTGATCCTGGtggcaatcattttgttcaataaaacaAAAGTAACACAGCTTATTAAACCATTAATTCTAGCTTTTAGAATTGACATCCTCAACTTGTTGAAGTACAGATTGACAAAAGTATGAACTATGCAGAATGGTGCCAAAAACATGATGGATCTTTGAATGAAATGAgcttagaaacaaaaaaaaacaaatagtaaaGACAGGATCGGTGGTGATTTGATGTACACGAGCCTTGACAAAGAGTATCTCAAGCATTGTAGAGAAGGACGTGCAATACATGTCAAACAATATAAAAACTACTTTTTGgtcttttgtttctttccttttctttttcttgaatctCTTAGACTGTGATCTTGTGTAATTTACAGTTATTTCTCAATAATCAATACATGTTGAAATTCAACACCGAGTACTGATGAACTTGAGTTTTGTCCATTTATATGTGTGGGGAAAATGCTAAGAAACTAAGGAAATCATTGTTGGGCACTTGGGCCTTACACGATATCTTAGGGATTGAGATTATAAGTGTATACTGTACCTCAAGTATTTTTACTTACTACAGTTAGGTGTTGTTAGTTTGTTAACTGTTGTTAGTTGTCAGATAGTCGgttatgtttattaaatttatacaaaattgaGACTATAAGTGTATACTGTAGTATAAGAGATCAATTGGTtatgattattaaatttatacaaaattagTGGGACAAGAGTAAGAACTAAGAACCAATATAAAAGCCTTTTAAAtgttcaaaattaaagaaattcatGTATAAATCAGAATGTGATAGGGTTGAGAATCAAAGACACCTATTAATGTGGAAAGTTTCTCAACAGCATAAAGTTTTGCTAAATGAGAGTGGCACCGACATTTATGTGGAAAGCAACCAATTTGAAACAGCAGATATAAAATGAACCAACAGATATTAATGTGGGTCACCTAGATATCTGCTGATTTTACAATAAAACAATTACCTTATAATCATATAACAGGAGAGTAGCAAAAAGGCTGCTGATTTGTAAAAGTCTTTCCATGAGGCCAAAAGCTGTAGTTGGTTAGCAGATACAATGACTGGGAATAGTAGTTCCTACAAGGAGTTAAAAGAATTATCCAtaccatatatattaaaaatatatagtccttttatttttttcctcatcCTCTTGGGAAACCTTATAATTCATGTTTGAGAGGCCAAGTCATTCAATGGATATCCTAACCCAGCTTTCAGGTTCAAAATTGAAATGCATTTCAAGTATGAAGCAAAATATTTAGTGAGCAGAAGGAGCATTTGAAATATTATTAGTCACAGCATATtagaacaatttatttttttactttcctttttaattaatactctTCCCCCATTTACTATAATTTCCATGATCAAAATGAATTAAGATTTAATCTTTCAAGAAAAAAGAGATTATGGAATGTAAATAATAGTGAACCTTCATTACTGCAACATTCGTATCAATTCCTTCAACCTTCACTTGGTCCACGGTTGCCTGCGCAGCTTCCGCTTTTCCAGTGTCCAGAAGGGACTTTTTCACTGCCACTTCCAAGGGATGTATCTCACCAACTCGGATATCACTGACAAAAGTTGCTTCCTCACAAATATCAGTCACCTTTTTTGATTTGTATCCAAGATAGAAAAGTGCCATAACTGCTACCGGAGACACTGCCGGTTGCCTTTTTGTATCTACAGTCGCAGGAATATCATGTTTACCAGAAACAACAGTCAAATTTGTTAAGCTATTTGACATGGTTTGCAAGATTATGTCTCCCCGCGGAAGAGTTTCAGCTAGGTTAAACGAAAGTAAAGTTTTATAGTGGGATGAAAAAAACTGGAAAGCTTCTCTGACTGCACGGTAGCGGAAAATGCCCAGAATAGCCCTGGCAAGCACTTCTGTTTTTTGTACCTCCTTAAGGTAGTATTTCCTGATAAACTTGTGTGCACGCAAGATCTCCAGACTAATGTCCAACCAATAGTCACGACGCAAGTTTGCTTTAAATTCAGggaattcaaaataaacagGCTCTGCTCTGTCaatacattttgaaaaattcatAAAACTCGAAAGGGAAAGCAAGTGCAATATATATACAAGTCAGATAATATTTGTCAACAGATAACATACACAGAAGTTGACTTATACATCACAGCTTTATCAAAAAGGCGAGCACCGAGGGGTCCAGTTAGATCAGGCTTTATGACCTGTTTCATGTCTGTGCCCAGATCATATCGAACAGCTTTCTCATATACACCAACTCCCAGTGACTCAAAGTACAGAGCATAATTGGTGAGGGTCAACCGCCCTATAAAGGTCAGAAAATTGACATACTACTGAGTAAAGTGGAAAATAAGTATGCATCATTAGTCAGCTTCCTGAAAATGGGTTCCTAGGCTGTTTGTTACTACATTGCTCAGGTGATCCACAACACTTTATTTCATTCCACATAATCCAATTTGCTGTATGCATTAACTTAGCTTCTAATTAGGGTCCTAAAAACACTTAACTAAGTTCCTAGACTTCCCTTGAGCAACAAATGCAGGAGATtatttcatgcattttttatgcaaacaaaatttctttataaCTAACCAGCATAAAGGTTGCCCTTTAATTACAGCAAAGAAGCAACTAAAAAGGAATGTTCaagaaataacaaatatttgagTGCAGCCCTTGATGACCAATTGGGCTCCCAGTTGCTCAACGATTCCAGAAGGATAGTGTTAAATAGTGAGTACTCCATCTACAACCAAAAGCTTAATGTGATATTTAGCTTGCATGTGCATTTGTAGTGCAGCAAAAGGCTTGGTGAAACAGAAATTTAAGTTATACTCtgtaaataacaataaaaataacaaaaagaaaagaacaattgtGCAGCAGAGCAAATTAATTTCATGACTTTATCCTACCCGAGAAATAGAAAAACGGGAGCTGCTAACCACCTATGCAAGCTATTGGAATCTGGCATCATCCTAGTAGTATCTCAGCCACTCAATGTGCAACTATAATCAACAGGGACAACTAGACCTTTTCAATGTACACAATCTGTTTTGGGCATTAGAATGAACGACTCACCAGGCCATGCAGTGATTCCAATATGTTGAAGAACTGGTTGAGTTGGAATTGTCCCGTCAACATCAAGGATGATCTCTCCTTCTGCAAGCTGAAGATTTCCAGCAGATGTGGCCATTACATTCTTAGAATTCTTGATAACCCTGGCATGCAACTCAGTGTCAGGAAGtacacaaacaacaacaacaacaac includes these proteins:
- the LOC100813218 gene encoding uncharacterized protein isoform X1, whose protein sequence is MEGMWENILGKHQQSLKSLFLRSKPSSPNADAADDYANSPKPIPQLSPLANSVVSRCSKILGMSTQELQHCFDSELPMGVKELLTYARHLLEFCSYKALHKLIQISDFLNDKDFHRLTFDMMLAWEAPSVHTLPDTPTSSSSKEETAGDEDEASLFYSSSTNMALQVDDKKTVGLEAFSRIAPVCIPIADVVTVHNIFHALTSTSAHRLHFLVYDKYLRFLDKVIKNSKNVMATSAGNLQLAEGEIILDVDGTIPTQPVLQHIGITAWPGRLTLTNYALYFESLGVGVYEKAVRYDLGTDMKQVIKPDLTGPLGARLFDKAVMYKSTSVAEPVYFEFPEFKANLRRDYWLDISLEILRAHKFIRKYYLKEVQKTEVLARAILGIFRYRAVREAFQFFSSHYKTLLSFNLAETLPRGDIILQTMSNSLTNLTVVSGKHDIPATVDTKRQPAVSPVAVMALFYLGYKSKKVTDICEEATFVSDIRVGEIHPLEVAVKKSLLDTGKAEAAQATVDQVKVEGIDTNVAVMKELLFPVIVSANQLQLLASWKDFYKSAAFLLLSCYMIIRGWIQYFLPSIFMFMAILMLWRRHFRKGRPLEAFIVTPPPNRNAVEQLLTLQEAITQFESLIQAANIILLKLRALLLAILPQATEKVALLLVFLAAVFAFVPPKYIFLVVFVEFYTREMPYRKESSDRWIRRIREWWDRIPAAPVQLVKPVHESKKNESKKKK
- the LOC100813218 gene encoding uncharacterized protein isoform X2, which translates into the protein MGVKELLTYARHLLEFCSYKALHKLIQISDFLNDKDFHRLTFDMMLAWEAPSVHTLPDTPTSSSSKEETAGDEDEASLFYSSSTNMALQVDDKKTVGLEAFSRIAPVCIPIADVVTVHNIFHALTSTSAHRLHFLVYDKYLRFLDKVIKNSKNVMATSAGNLQLAEGEIILDVDGTIPTQPVLQHIGITAWPGRLTLTNYALYFESLGVGVYEKAVRYDLGTDMKQVIKPDLTGPLGARLFDKAVMYKSTSVAEPVYFEFPEFKANLRRDYWLDISLEILRAHKFIRKYYLKEVQKTEVLARAILGIFRYRAVREAFQFFSSHYKTLLSFNLAETLPRGDIILQTMSNSLTNLTVVSGKHDIPATVDTKRQPAVSPVAVMALFYLGYKSKKVTDICEEATFVSDIRVGEIHPLEVAVKKSLLDTGKAEAAQATVDQVKVEGIDTNVAVMKELLFPVIVSANQLQLLASWKDFYKSAAFLLLSCYMIIRGWIQYFLPSIFMFMAILMLWRRHFRKGRPLEAFIVTPPPNRNAVEQLLTLQEAITQFESLIQAANIILLKLRALLLAILPQATEKVALLLVFLAAVFAFVPPKYIFLVVFVEFYTREMPYRKESSDRWIRRIREWWDRIPAAPVQLVKPVHESKKNESKKKK